Proteins encoded together in one Aminipila butyrica window:
- the hemL gene encoding glutamate-1-semialdehyde 2,1-aminomutase: MLKRKTDRSQALFEEARTYIPGGVNSPARAFQAVGTHPRFIERADAQFIYDVDGNSYIDYIGSWGPMILGNNHPDVLKTVQDTIVNGLSFGAATEREVTMAKLVCQMSPCFDMVRMVNSGTEATMSALRAARGYTGKSKIIKFEGCYHGHSDGLLVKAGSALIAEGGTPDSAGVTANCAKDTLTARYNDLDSVEKLFEDYKGDIAAVIVEPVAANMGVVLPQNGFLEGLRAICDQHQAVLIFDEVITGFRLAPGGAQELYGVIPDMAAFGKIIGGGMPVGAYGGRREIMECVAPVGKVYQAGTLSGNPVAMAAGIAQLTRLKEDPTVYQHINALGDLLYGGLIDIIETAKAECTVNHVGSLGTLFFTGGPVTDYDSAKKSNLKGYADYFLHMLDGGHYFAPAQFEAMFISYAHTEADIKSTLEEAARFFGV; this comes from the coding sequence ATGTTGAAGAGAAAGACAGATCGATCACAAGCCTTGTTTGAAGAGGCGAGAACTTATATACCGGGAGGGGTTAACAGCCCGGCTAGAGCCTTTCAGGCTGTCGGAACGCACCCTCGGTTTATTGAAAGAGCTGACGCCCAATTCATCTACGATGTGGACGGTAATTCCTATATCGACTACATTGGTTCCTGGGGGCCAATGATTCTGGGCAACAATCATCCCGATGTGTTGAAAACCGTCCAGGATACCATTGTAAACGGATTGAGCTTCGGAGCAGCTACCGAGCGGGAAGTCACGATGGCTAAGTTAGTCTGCCAAATGAGCCCTTGCTTTGATATGGTCCGCATGGTTAATTCTGGGACGGAAGCCACCATGTCAGCTCTGCGGGCAGCCAGAGGGTATACCGGAAAAAGTAAAATCATTAAATTTGAAGGCTGTTACCACGGTCACAGTGACGGGCTGCTGGTAAAGGCCGGATCTGCACTGATTGCAGAGGGAGGAACGCCAGATAGTGCTGGTGTTACAGCAAATTGTGCAAAGGACACCTTAACCGCCAGATATAATGACCTGGACAGCGTAGAAAAACTGTTTGAAGATTATAAAGGCGATATTGCTGCGGTTATCGTTGAACCCGTCGCAGCCAACATGGGAGTTGTACTGCCTCAGAACGGTTTCTTAGAGGGCTTGCGGGCTATCTGCGACCAGCATCAGGCTGTGCTGATTTTCGATGAGGTTATCACTGGATTTCGGCTGGCTCCGGGGGGAGCTCAGGAACTCTATGGGGTCATTCCAGACATGGCTGCCTTTGGTAAGATTATCGGTGGAGGCATGCCGGTAGGGGCCTATGGCGGACGGCGGGAAATCATGGAATGTGTAGCGCCGGTGGGCAAGGTTTACCAGGCGGGAACTCTCAGCGGAAATCCAGTTGCCATGGCAGCAGGCATCGCCCAGCTGACGCGCTTGAAGGAGGATCCGACAGTATATCAGCACATTAATGCCTTAGGAGATCTGCTGTATGGTGGATTGATTGACATTATCGAGACTGCCAAGGCAGAATGCACGGTCAATCATGTGGGTTCTCTGGGGACCCTGTTCTTTACGGGCGGTCCTGTAACGGATTATGATTCTGCTAAAAAGTCTAACTTAAAGGGCTATGCCGATTATTTCCTGCACATGCTGGATGGGGGCCATTACTTTGCACCGGCCCAATTTGAAGCGATGTTTATCTCCTATGCCCATACAGAGGCAGATATCAAGAGTACATTGGAGGAAGCTGCGCGATTTTTCGGCGTATAG
- a CDS encoding metal-sensing transcriptional repressor produces the protein MKQCMDSENLHRRLKKIIGQIQAIDRMVDEDVPCEDILSQVNAAKSALHKAGQLILEGHIKHCVRDGIEHGDADKTIEGFTKAVERFANII, from the coding sequence ATGAAACAATGTATGGATTCGGAAAATTTACACCGCAGATTAAAAAAAATAATTGGACAAATACAAGCCATCGACCGCATGGTTGATGAGGATGTTCCCTGTGAAGATATTCTTTCTCAGGTCAATGCCGCAAAATCTGCATTGCACAAGGCCGGTCAACTTATTTTAGAGGGGCACATCAAACATTGCGTGCGGGATGGTATTGAACATGGCGATGCGGATAAAACAATCGAAGGCTTTACCAAAGCAGTAGAGCGTTTTGCGAACATCATATAA
- a CDS encoding heavy metal translocating P-type ATPase, whose product MYAITNKVEHLMELGGTKKEVVLLVISGIALFISIFDLLPLPFNAAWIAIVFCGIPIILEAIIGLVTDFDIKADVLVSLALIAAVYIGEDFAAGEVAFIMQVGALLEDLTVAKARAGIEKLVHLTPQTARVITNGIEQIVPAEQVQIDDLLRVLAGETIPVDGVIVSGQTSVNQAVMTGESLPVDKTVGDDVLSGTVNQFGAFEMKAARACENSSIQRMIKLVQSVDAGKAKIVGIADRWATWIVVIALGAAALTWFLSGEIIRAVTILVVFCPCALVLATPTAIMAAIGNATTHGFLVREGDALERLAKVSKLAFDKTGTLTYGKLNVIEVKSILPQFSEKEFYTLAAAAEQLSEHPLGKAIVRCHKKEIGTALSPAQQFQMIPGEGISVVVHDNRILAGNARMLAQNGVTLSDDVEKKAEQHFLQGHTVIYITIDRVLAGFIVLSDTIRAEGVQLIEQLQAMDVRPVLLTGDNENTSATIANELGIHEVHANCLPEDKLKWIGIYQGKGEAICMIGDGVNDAPALKKATVGIAMGGVGSDIAVDAADIVLVDDEVKELPHLLALSRRMMTTIRYNLAFSLGLNFLAIALAIPGILNPVIGALVHNAGSIIVIVNSALLLKWRKRK is encoded by the coding sequence ATGTATGCAATTACAAACAAAGTCGAGCATTTAATGGAGCTTGGCGGTACAAAAAAAGAGGTGGTACTGCTGGTAATCTCTGGTATTGCTCTGTTTATCAGTATTTTTGATTTGCTGCCACTTCCGTTTAATGCAGCCTGGATTGCTATTGTATTCTGTGGCATACCAATCATTTTAGAAGCAATCATCGGACTTGTCACGGACTTCGATATCAAAGCAGATGTGCTTGTTTCCTTGGCATTAATTGCGGCGGTTTACATCGGGGAGGATTTTGCCGCAGGAGAAGTTGCCTTTATTATGCAGGTTGGTGCACTATTAGAAGATTTGACAGTGGCAAAAGCGAGAGCCGGAATTGAAAAACTGGTTCATCTTACCCCCCAGACCGCACGAGTCATAACCAATGGAATCGAGCAGATTGTTCCTGCTGAGCAAGTTCAGATTGATGATCTACTTCGTGTGTTGGCTGGTGAAACCATTCCGGTAGATGGGGTTATTGTCTCTGGACAAACCTCTGTGAATCAAGCGGTTATGACTGGCGAATCTCTGCCTGTTGATAAAACAGTGGGGGATGACGTTTTAAGCGGAACCGTCAACCAATTTGGTGCATTTGAAATGAAAGCGGCCAGAGCCTGCGAAAACAGTTCCATTCAGCGCATGATTAAATTGGTTCAGTCTGTGGATGCAGGAAAAGCGAAAATCGTCGGCATTGCAGATCGATGGGCCACTTGGATTGTAGTGATTGCCCTTGGGGCAGCCGCCCTCACCTGGTTCCTTTCCGGTGAGATAATCCGTGCGGTTACCATTCTGGTTGTATTTTGTCCGTGTGCGTTAGTGCTTGCTACTCCGACAGCTATTATGGCGGCCATTGGCAATGCCACAACACATGGATTTCTCGTCCGAGAGGGGGATGCCTTAGAGCGCCTTGCTAAGGTTAGCAAGCTGGCATTCGATAAAACCGGAACGCTGACGTATGGCAAGCTGAATGTGATAGAAGTAAAAAGTATTTTACCGCAGTTTTCGGAAAAGGAGTTTTACACCCTTGCAGCTGCTGCGGAGCAATTGTCGGAGCATCCGCTGGGGAAGGCAATCGTTCGCTGCCACAAGAAAGAGATTGGGACGGCGCTTTCTCCTGCACAGCAATTTCAAATGATACCGGGAGAGGGCATATCTGTTGTGGTTCACGACAATAGAATCCTTGCAGGAAATGCTCGAATGCTTGCTCAAAATGGTGTGACACTTTCTGATGACGTTGAAAAGAAAGCCGAGCAACACTTTTTACAAGGGCATACCGTTATTTACATCACCATTGACCGGGTTCTTGCAGGCTTTATTGTTTTATCGGATACCATCCGAGCGGAAGGCGTTCAACTGATTGAACAGTTGCAGGCGATGGATGTACGGCCAGTATTGCTGACAGGAGATAATGAAAACACATCGGCAACCATTGCCAATGAACTAGGCATTCATGAAGTTCACGCAAACTGTTTGCCGGAAGACAAATTAAAATGGATTGGCATTTACCAGGGTAAGGGAGAAGCCATTTGTATGATTGGTGACGGTGTCAATGATGCGCCGGCTTTGAAAAAAGCAACTGTCGGCATTGCCATGGGTGGTGTCGGCAGCGATATTGCCGTTGATGCCGCAGATATTGTCCTGGTTGATGATGAAGTAAAAGAGTTGCCGCACCTATTAGCTTTATCTAGGCGTATGATGACGACGATTAGATATAATTTGGCTTTTTCGCTGGGACTTAACTTTCTTGCTATTGCTTTAGCTATTCCAGGCATCCTAAATCCCGTAATAGGGGCTTTGGTACATAATGCAGGCTCTATAATCGTCATTGTAAATTCAGCATTGCTGTTAAAATGGAGGAAAAGAAAATGA
- a CDS encoding sirohydrochlorin cobaltochelatase yields MSKKEALLVVSFGTSHQETREKTIGQIERVISKAYPNRELRRAFTSSIIMRVLKKRDQLHVDNVTEALERLAADGFTDVLIQPTHIINGDEYEKMMGQIEPFIEQFETIAVGRALLTSSEDYDLVCRAIMAEVPELDGTSGGQQAENTALVLMGHGTGHFCDAAYAALDYRFKSLGYGNVFVGTVEGYPDVERVLELVRLYGPQQVVLMPFMVVAGDHAVNDMAGEEEDSWKIIFQQAGYDVSCILRGIGEFPGIQQLYLDHASTCEPLGQEME; encoded by the coding sequence ATGAGTAAGAAAGAAGCATTATTAGTAGTAAGTTTTGGCACCAGTCACCAGGAGACCAGAGAGAAGACCATCGGCCAGATTGAGCGGGTTATAAGCAAGGCTTATCCCAACCGAGAGCTCAGACGGGCCTTTACCAGCAGCATCATCATGCGGGTGCTGAAAAAGCGGGATCAGCTTCACGTGGATAACGTGACCGAAGCCCTGGAGCGGTTAGCTGCCGATGGCTTTACAGATGTGCTGATTCAGCCAACCCACATCATAAACGGGGATGAATACGAGAAAATGATGGGGCAAATTGAACCCTTTATCGAACAGTTTGAGACCATCGCCGTTGGACGAGCGCTGCTGACTTCGTCAGAGGATTACGATCTGGTCTGTCGGGCTATCATGGCTGAGGTGCCAGAATTAGACGGAACCTCAGGGGGACAGCAGGCAGAAAATACGGCGCTGGTGCTGATGGGACATGGAACCGGGCATTTCTGTGACGCGGCTTATGCTGCGCTGGATTACCGTTTTAAATCGCTGGGCTACGGCAATGTATTTGTAGGCACGGTAGAAGGCTATCCCGATGTGGAGCGGGTGCTGGAGCTGGTACGGCTTTATGGGCCGCAGCAAGTAGTGCTCATGCCGTTTATGGTGGTAGCAGGAGACCATGCCGTTAACGATATGGCTGGAGAAGAAGAAGATTCTTGGAAGATTATTTTTCAGCAGGCAGGGTATGACGTTTCCTGTATTCTACGGGGGATTGGTGAATTCCCAGGCATCCAACAACTCTATTTAGATCATGCTTCAACTTGTGAGCCATTAGGACAAGAGATGGAGTAA
- the cobI gene encoding precorrin-2 C(20)-methyltransferase gives MAKLYGLGVGPGDPELMTLKAVRIIRESDIVAIPKSGQSVNVAYTIAKGAIADLDKKEIVELDMPMTRDKAKLAASHDAAAEQVKAWLDAGKNVAFLTLGDPTIYSTYTYVHNRVRDAGYETEIVPGIPSFCAVSARLNDSLTEAEEALHVIPASYAGTEEALHMTGTKVLMKSGKSIGKLKEYIRTMDNPPSVKMVERCGMEGERVFQNIDEIDEEASYFSVLILRDQKN, from the coding sequence ATGGCAAAGTTATATGGATTAGGCGTAGGCCCTGGAGACCCAGAGCTGATGACTTTAAAAGCGGTGAGAATCATCAGGGAGAGCGATATTGTGGCTATCCCTAAGTCCGGACAGAGTGTTAATGTGGCATATACGATCGCAAAGGGTGCTATAGCAGACCTGGATAAAAAAGAGATTGTGGAGCTGGATATGCCCATGACCAGAGACAAGGCCAAGCTAGCCGCCAGTCATGATGCCGCAGCAGAGCAGGTGAAGGCCTGGCTGGATGCCGGAAAGAATGTTGCCTTTTTGACACTGGGGGATCCTACCATCTATTCCACCTATACCTACGTGCACAACCGAGTGCGGGATGCCGGTTATGAGACAGAAATTGTTCCTGGTATTCCATCTTTCTGTGCTGTCTCTGCCCGGCTCAATGACAGCCTGACTGAGGCTGAGGAAGCACTCCACGTGATTCCGGCATCCTATGCGGGTACGGAAGAGGCCTTGCATATGACTGGCACCAAGGTACTCATGAAGAGTGGCAAATCCATCGGCAAGTTGAAAGAATATATCCGCACCATGGACAATCCCCCTTCGGTGAAGATGGTAGAACGCTGCGGTATGGAGGGGGAGCGGGTATTCCAGAATATCGACGAGATTGATGAGGAAGCGAGTTACTTCTCCGTGCTGATTTTGCGGGACCAGAAGAATTGA
- the hemA gene encoding glutamyl-tRNA reductase, with protein MHIRMVGIDHSKASLDYREAFSFTKAGAKEAVQEIKKRFHLKGCILLSTCNRTELWISQCDNGKGAAVRPWEMLCQIKKIDGSQYEKFFVEREDRQAVDHLLRLVCGFDSKIFGEDQIISQVREALQMSRACGCGSMALEKIFQTALAAGKRVKTEVRLSTVNRSAASNTIAILRQQLGDLKGVPCLIIGNGQMGKLVANSLVGCGAAVSMTLRKKIHGQDEQESIVPEGCQMVPYDQRIQALQGKQVIISATLSPHYTLMWRDVDDVFRHPYRLDSEGQKREAGSREDLRNKYYVFDLAVPRDIDPEIANLPYVKLFDIDSINGGELVEEKSEQIQLAMTILQDYQAELEQWFEFRSYVPKIREIVELVSEDAMQRFVSKSAESQEEDLEAAAGQAMKKSTAKLLYGLRDQLPHELWDQCLEALHRSAARETLKH; from the coding sequence ATGCACATTAGAATGGTAGGCATTGACCACAGCAAAGCTTCTCTGGATTATAGGGAAGCCTTTTCTTTTACGAAGGCCGGAGCCAAAGAGGCGGTTCAGGAAATAAAGAAACGGTTTCATTTAAAGGGGTGTATTCTCCTTTCCACCTGTAACCGGACAGAGCTTTGGATTAGTCAGTGCGATAACGGCAAAGGGGCGGCAGTCCGTCCTTGGGAGATGCTCTGTCAGATTAAGAAGATTGACGGAAGCCAATATGAAAAGTTTTTTGTGGAGCGGGAGGACCGCCAGGCAGTGGATCATCTGCTGCGGCTGGTTTGCGGCTTTGATTCAAAAATATTTGGCGAAGACCAGATTATCTCTCAGGTACGGGAAGCTTTACAAATGTCTAGAGCCTGTGGTTGCGGGAGTATGGCGCTGGAAAAGATTTTTCAGACAGCTTTGGCCGCAGGAAAGCGAGTAAAGACAGAAGTTCGGCTAAGTACGGTGAACCGTTCGGCAGCCAGCAACACGATAGCCATCCTGCGACAGCAGCTGGGGGACCTGAAAGGGGTGCCCTGTCTGATCATTGGAAACGGGCAGATGGGCAAGCTGGTAGCCAACTCGCTGGTGGGCTGCGGCGCTGCGGTTTCCATGACCTTGAGAAAAAAAATACACGGGCAGGATGAGCAGGAATCCATTGTGCCGGAAGGCTGTCAGATGGTGCCTTACGACCAGCGCATTCAGGCACTCCAGGGAAAACAGGTCATTATCAGTGCCACCTTGAGTCCCCATTATACCCTTATGTGGAGAGACGTGGATGACGTATTTCGGCATCCCTATAGGCTTGATTCAGAAGGGCAGAAGCGGGAAGCAGGCAGCCGAGAAGATTTACGTAATAAATATTATGTATTCGACTTGGCGGTGCCGCGAGATATTGACCCGGAGATTGCCAATCTGCCGTATGTGAAACTTTTTGACATTGATTCTATAAATGGCGGAGAGCTGGTGGAGGAGAAGTCGGAACAGATTCAGCTGGCTATGACGATTTTGCAGGACTATCAGGCGGAACTGGAGCAATGGTTTGAATTTCGCAGCTATGTGCCGAAGATTCGGGAAATTGTGGAGCTGGTATCCGAAGATGCGATGCAGCGGTTTGTCAGCAAGTCCGCGGAATCTCAGGAGGAAGACCTGGAAGCAGCGGCGGGACAGGCCATGAAGAAATCAACGGCCAAGCTGCTGTATGGCCTGCGAGACCAGCTGCCGCATGAACTGTGGGATCAGTGCTTGGAGGCTTTGCATCGATCAGCAGCCCGAGAGACTTTGAAGCATTGA
- the cobK gene encoding precorrin-6A reductase, which yields MNILVFAGTTEGRLLVEQLAKRADFQVCACVATEYGRDILEQDLSDQVEVKAGRLQLTEMQELIAGGFDWVVDATHPYATAVTENIQAACAAVQCPYLRLLRERTEFGEDCIFVEDTEAAVRYLNTTVGNVLLTTGSKELKSYGQVADYQERLYARVLPMEQVVKSCIQLGFSGSHLICMQGPFSKEMNVAMLKQLNCTCMVTKDTGAAGGAYEKYQAAQEAGTTLVVVGRAQEEKGLTLQQVLEKISNLPADGCKGKKGQAVDNSENINDTVSSESISQSPGRGALAEWFPLFVNLTGKRVVIVGGGKIARRRIETLLQFSCQLRIVASHISEEIRKAVQLEEGRQTAGGSHPDCRLLERPFQPSDLLDADFVLAATNNRELNRTIGKLCREKAIPVNVADVKEECDFYFPGIIIEGMLVAGVTAQGQSHSLAKKGSAAVRKAWKDIENR from the coding sequence ATGAATATCTTAGTATTTGCAGGGACTACCGAAGGACGTCTGCTGGTAGAACAGTTGGCAAAGAGAGCCGATTTCCAGGTATGCGCCTGCGTCGCTACAGAATACGGCAGGGACATCTTAGAACAAGATTTGTCTGACCAGGTAGAAGTCAAGGCAGGACGCTTGCAGCTGACAGAAATGCAGGAGCTGATAGCCGGGGGCTTTGACTGGGTGGTGGATGCGACCCACCCTTACGCCACGGCAGTGACAGAAAACATTCAGGCAGCCTGTGCAGCAGTACAATGTCCGTACTTGCGCTTGCTGCGGGAGCGGACCGAATTTGGAGAAGACTGCATCTTCGTGGAGGATACGGAAGCAGCAGTGCGCTATCTGAATACCACAGTGGGAAATGTTTTGTTGACCACTGGCAGCAAGGAACTGAAAAGCTATGGGCAAGTAGCCGACTATCAAGAAAGGCTGTATGCCCGGGTTCTGCCCATGGAGCAGGTGGTGAAAAGCTGCATTCAGCTGGGCTTCTCCGGTTCCCATTTAATCTGCATGCAGGGGCCATTTTCTAAGGAGATGAATGTGGCTATGCTGAAACAGCTGAACTGCACCTGCATGGTAACCAAGGATACGGGTGCAGCTGGAGGTGCCTACGAAAAGTATCAGGCAGCTCAGGAGGCGGGTACTACTTTGGTGGTAGTTGGCCGGGCCCAGGAAGAAAAAGGACTGACCTTGCAGCAGGTACTGGAGAAAATCAGCAACCTGCCGGCAGATGGCTGTAAGGGTAAAAAGGGGCAGGCTGTTGATAATTCTGAAAATATCAACGATACGGTCAGCTCAGAATCCATATCTCAATCTCCAGGAAGAGGTGCTCTAGCCGAATGGTTTCCTCTGTTCGTCAACCTGACGGGCAAGCGCGTGGTCATCGTGGGAGGCGGTAAGATTGCCAGAAGGCGGATTGAAACCTTATTGCAGTTTTCCTGTCAGCTGCGCATTGTGGCCAGCCACATTTCGGAGGAAATCCGGAAGGCTGTCCAACTGGAGGAAGGACGGCAGACAGCAGGTGGCAGCCATCCAGACTGCCGATTGCTGGAGAGGCCTTTTCAACCATCCGATCTGCTGGATGCTGACTTTGTGTTGGCAGCCACCAACAATCGAGAACTGAACCGAACAATCGGAAAGCTGTGCCGAGAGAAGGCTATTCCCGTAAACGTGGCAGACGTAAAAGAGGAATGCGACTTTTACTTTCCTGGCATTATCATAGAGGGCATGTTGGTAGCTGGGGTTACGGCCCAAGGACAAAGTCACAGTTTAGCAAAGAAAGGCTCCGCAGCCGTGCGAAAAGCTTGGAAAGATATAGAGAATAGATAG
- the hemC gene encoding hydroxymethylbilane synthase — protein sequence MAGRKIKVGSRDSKLAVAQSQLVMAQIAKAHPELELELITMKTTGDLILDKRLDKIGGKGLFVKELDKALMEGTIDISVHSLKDLPMEIPAELPLVAFSKRENPLDVLVYPKDVSEPDRTLPLGTSSLRRELQVREVYPEWAVESIRGNLQTRLSKLDSGQYGAILLAHAGISRLGLEERISRVFTADEIIPPAGQGIIAVQGRAGEDYTFLEGVNDREAEICAKAERAFVTWLDGGCSSPIGAFAEISGEDILIRGLYYREETETCHRGRIAGKTAQAEQLAVELAKQLKDGK from the coding sequence ATGGCCGGACGAAAAATAAAAGTGGGAAGTCGGGACAGCAAGCTGGCGGTGGCCCAGTCACAGCTGGTGATGGCTCAAATTGCCAAAGCTCATCCTGAATTAGAGCTGGAATTGATAACCATGAAGACCACAGGAGACCTCATACTAGATAAGAGGCTGGACAAAATCGGCGGTAAGGGGTTGTTTGTTAAGGAACTGGATAAAGCCTTAATGGAGGGAACCATTGATATTTCCGTACATAGCTTGAAGGATCTGCCGATGGAGATTCCGGCAGAGCTGCCGCTGGTAGCCTTTTCTAAAAGGGAAAATCCTTTAGACGTATTGGTCTATCCAAAAGACGTATCGGAACCAGACCGAACGCTGCCTTTGGGAACGTCCAGCCTGAGACGAGAACTACAGGTGAGGGAAGTCTACCCGGAATGGGCCGTGGAAAGTATCCGCGGTAATTTGCAGACCCGACTTTCCAAACTGGACAGCGGGCAGTATGGAGCCATTCTCTTGGCTCATGCGGGCATCAGCAGGCTGGGATTGGAAGAACGAATCAGCCGAGTCTTTACCGCGGACGAGATCATACCGCCAGCCGGACAGGGCATTATTGCCGTACAGGGCCGGGCCGGAGAAGATTATACTTTCTTAGAAGGGGTGAATGACAGAGAGGCGGAAATCTGTGCTAAAGCAGAGCGGGCTTTTGTCACTTGGCTGGACGGAGGGTGCAGTTCACCGATTGGTGCCTTTGCGGAAATAAGCGGGGAAGATATCCTCATCAGGGGACTTTATTATAGGGAAGAGACGGAGACTTGCCACAGGGGACGCATTGCGGGAAAAACCGCTCAGGCGGAACAGCTGGCGGTGGAGTTAGCCAAACAGTTAAAGGATGGGAAGTAG
- the cobA gene encoding uroporphyrinogen-III C-methyltransferase yields MMEEEKKGKVWLVGAGPGDAGLFTLKGKAVLDQADVVVYDKLVGQGVLGMIPTAAELIFVGKVSGHHPVPQQEINQILLREALAGKRVVRLKGGDPFVFGRGGEELELLREHGISFEIVPGITSAVSVPAYNGIPVTHRDFVSSLHIITGHTKKKDEAEIDYEALVKLGGTFVFLMGISAMPKICQGLLNAGMEADMPAAVLERGTSAHQRRVVSDVSHLPEEAAKAGIQTPAIIVVGKVCALEKEFHWAEDRPLGGLKIALTRPQDRPSSLADKLSMLGAEILLMPTIETKEIADNQLLEEAIADIRRFDYVAFTSPVGVAGFFKKLREMKKDIRDLGNVQFAAIGSATKAAIEKMGILVDLMPSVYSGEALGQLLADRAALWGAKVGKKPEILIPRAKIGTDEVLRPLKEAEIRFTDIPVYDTVEVLEREQDAHGKLIDFASADVDYVAFTSASTVRGFVSSCGLTDLTGIKAVCIGEKTAEEAAKYGMELFVARAATIDSMVECFLGLEQA; encoded by the coding sequence ATGATGGAAGAAGAAAAAAAAGGAAAAGTATGGCTGGTAGGTGCAGGCCCGGGAGATGCGGGTCTGTTTACCTTGAAGGGAAAAGCGGTTTTAGATCAGGCAGACGTGGTGGTTTACGATAAGCTGGTGGGTCAGGGGGTCTTAGGTATGATTCCTACCGCGGCGGAATTAATTTTTGTCGGCAAGGTGTCGGGACATCACCCGGTGCCTCAGCAGGAGATTAATCAGATTTTACTTCGGGAGGCCTTAGCTGGCAAACGGGTAGTTCGTCTAAAGGGAGGCGATCCCTTTGTTTTTGGCCGGGGAGGCGAGGAATTGGAATTGTTGCGAGAGCATGGCATTTCCTTTGAAATTGTTCCGGGCATCACTTCAGCGGTATCCGTGCCGGCTTACAATGGCATTCCGGTAACCCATCGAGATTTCGTATCTTCCCTGCACATCATTACTGGCCACACCAAGAAAAAGGATGAGGCGGAGATTGATTATGAGGCCTTAGTCAAGTTGGGGGGAACTTTCGTCTTCCTGATGGGTATCAGTGCGATGCCTAAAATCTGTCAAGGGCTGCTGAATGCCGGCATGGAGGCGGATATGCCGGCGGCGGTGTTGGAGCGGGGCACTTCCGCACATCAGCGACGGGTGGTTTCTGACGTGAGTCATCTGCCGGAGGAGGCCGCAAAAGCAGGTATTCAAACGCCGGCCATCATTGTGGTCGGCAAGGTTTGTGCTCTGGAAAAGGAATTCCACTGGGCAGAGGACCGGCCTTTAGGGGGCTTGAAAATTGCGCTTACCCGACCGCAGGATCGGCCTTCTTCTCTAGCGGACAAGCTGTCCATGCTGGGAGCGGAGATTTTGCTGATGCCGACCATCGAGACGAAGGAGATTGCCGATAATCAGCTGCTGGAGGAGGCCATCGCCGATATTCGGCGGTTTGATTATGTAGCTTTTACCAGCCCGGTAGGGGTGGCTGGATTTTTTAAGAAGCTGAGAGAGATGAAAAAGGATATTCGCGACTTGGGCAATGTTCAATTTGCTGCCATCGGTTCAGCCACGAAAGCGGCCATTGAGAAAATGGGCATTTTAGTGGACTTAATGCCTTCCGTATACAGCGGAGAGGCTTTGGGCCAGCTGCTGGCAGACCGGGCAGCCCTGTGGGGAGCCAAGGTGGGCAAGAAGCCAGAGATTCTTATACCGCGAGCTAAAATTGGCACGGATGAGGTACTTCGTCCGCTAAAAGAGGCAGAAATTCGTTTTACAGACATTCCCGTGTATGACACGGTAGAGGTACTGGAACGAGAGCAGGATGCCCATGGGAAGCTGATTGACTTTGCCTCAGCAGATGTAGATTATGTGGCCTTTACGAGTGCATCTACTGTTCGAGGCTTTGTGAGCTCTTGCGGTTTGACAGATTTGACAGGAATCAAGGCCGTCTGCATCGGAGAGAAGACGGCGGAAGAGGCCGCGAAATACGGTATGGAGCTCTTTGTGGCTAGGGCAGCCACCATCGACAGCATGGTGGAATGCTTCCTGGGTTTGGAGCAGGCTTAA